The Chloroflexota bacterium genome includes a region encoding these proteins:
- a CDS encoding alanyl-tRNA editing protein gives MTERLYYHDAYLTEFEASVIDRGRIGDAPAVVLDRTAFYPEGGGQPADRGTLNDVAVVDVQTVDGRVWHVLEADLSADHVHGLIDWARRWDHMQQHTGQHILSQAFIQVADAATVGFHLGIEASTIDLNRIDLDAATLDAVEREANRIVLENRPVRVSLVSPEELATLPLRRPPKVEKDVRIVEIEGFDWSACGGTHVRATGEVGPIKIIKIERRGEETRVTFLCGLRALADYARKHALVHHLVSRFTCAEGEIEEAIDRLEEEGREARRALREAEGILADYEARALRQAAPAMGEVRVVARVYRDRPPAWVRGVAQVLRDHPRTVALLAWGGDRPQLIFARSQDVSADMRAVLNAACEVCGGRGGGRPDWAQGGGGDAGRLDEALEAATAALRDQLIPHFK, from the coding sequence GTGACGGAGCGATTGTACTATCACGACGCGTACCTGACGGAGTTCGAGGCCTCGGTCATCGATCGCGGACGCATCGGGGATGCCCCGGCGGTGGTGCTGGACCGCACCGCCTTCTACCCGGAGGGAGGCGGCCAGCCGGCCGACCGGGGCACCCTCAACGATGTGGCCGTCGTGGACGTGCAGACGGTGGACGGCCGCGTGTGGCATGTGCTGGAGGCCGATCTATCGGCGGACCACGTGCATGGCCTGATCGACTGGGCGCGTCGATGGGACCACATGCAGCAGCACACCGGACAGCACATCCTCTCCCAGGCGTTCATCCAGGTCGCCGACGCGGCCACGGTGGGGTTCCATCTGGGGATAGAGGCCTCCACCATCGACCTGAATCGGATCGATCTGGACGCGGCCACCCTCGACGCCGTCGAGAGAGAGGCCAACCGCATCGTCCTGGAGAACCGACCGGTACGGGTCTCCCTGGTCTCGCCGGAAGAGCTGGCCACGCTTCCACTGCGGCGGCCGCCCAAGGTCGAAAAGGACGTACGCATCGTCGAGATCGAGGGATTTGACTGGTCTGCCTGCGGCGGCACCCACGTGCGAGCCACAGGAGAGGTGGGCCCCATCAAGATCATCAAGATCGAACGGCGTGGCGAGGAGACCCGCGTGACCTTCCTGTGCGGCCTGCGGGCGCTGGCGGACTACGCCCGCAAACACGCCCTGGTCCATCACCTGGTCAGCCGGTTCACCTGCGCTGAAGGCGAGATCGAGGAGGCCATCGATCGGCTGGAGGAGGAGGGACGGGAGGCCCGCCGGGCGCTGCGAGAGGCGGAGGGGATCCTGGCCGATTACGAGGCCCGGGCGCTGCGACAGGCCGCCCCTGCGATGGGCGAGGTCCGTGTCGTCGCCCGGGTGTACCGAGATCGCCCACCCGCCTGGGTGCGCGGCGTGGCTCAGGTCCTTCGCGATCACCCCCGGACGGTCGCGCTGCTGGCCTGGGGCGGCGATCGCCCGCAGCTCATCTTCGCCCGCAGCCAGGACGTATCGGCGGACATGCGGGCCGTGCTCAACGCCGCGTGCGAGGTGTGCGGCGGACGCGGCGGCGGACGGCCGGACTGGGCCCAGGGGGGCGGGGGGGACGCCGGGCGGCTGGACGAGGCGCTGGAGGCCGCCACGGCAGCGTTACGCGATCAATTGATCCCCCATTTCAAATAA
- a CDS encoding MBL fold metallo-hydrolase, producing the protein MQELAPGVFAETDFRGSNPGFILTDEGAVVVDTPQIPAEARALRETIERLSGGKPILYVINTDHHRGHILGNQWFQPAPVIAHDIAWKHMNGYTENFKQRVYDSFRREPEIQAQFLDLQIIKPTLTFSKRMYLFLGGREIRIIWVGGHTPATSIVWLPAEKVAFVGDAVWVDQHPYMGQANSKEWLEGLTYIRRLNAEYIVPGHGPVCGREATERMSEYIRHMRSRVRSLYRAGKSKQETANLLVGDLITWFPIPRERRSRIESQIKSGIGRVWTEMHREGLQEN; encoded by the coding sequence ATGCAAGAACTGGCCCCCGGGGTGTTTGCGGAAACCGATTTCCGAGGATCGAATCCTGGCTTCATCCTGACGGATGAGGGAGCGGTGGTCGTGGACACGCCGCAGATCCCGGCCGAGGCCCGAGCCCTGCGGGAGACGATCGAGCGCCTGAGCGGCGGGAAGCCCATCCTGTACGTGATCAACACCGACCACCACCGCGGCCACATCCTGGGCAACCAATGGTTCCAGCCGGCGCCGGTGATCGCGCACGACATCGCGTGGAAGCACATGAACGGCTACACGGAGAACTTCAAGCAGCGGGTGTACGACTCCTTCCGACGAGAGCCGGAGATCCAGGCGCAGTTTCTCGACCTGCAGATCATCAAGCCGACGCTGACCTTCAGCAAGCGGATGTACCTCTTCCTGGGCGGGCGAGAGATCCGGATCATCTGGGTGGGAGGCCACACCCCTGCCACCTCGATCGTCTGGCTTCCGGCCGAGAAGGTGGCCTTCGTGGGCGATGCCGTGTGGGTCGATCAGCACCCCTACATGGGGCAGGCCAACTCCAAGGAATGGCTGGAGGGGCTGACGTATATCCGCCGCCTGAACGCCGAATACATCGTGCCGGGCCACGGCCCGGTATGCGGCCGGGAGGCCACCGAGCGCATGTCGGAATACATCCGTCACATGCGGTCTCGCGTGCGCTCCCTCTACCGGGCGGGAAAGAGCAAGCAGGAGACGGCCAACCTGCTCGTCGGCGACCTGATCACCTGGTTCCCTATCCCGCGTGAGCGCAGATCCCGGATCGAATCCCAGATCAAGTCGGGCATCGGCCGGGTGTGGACAGAGATGCACCGAGAGGGGCTGCAGGAGAATTGA
- a CDS encoding tetratricopeptide repeat protein, with protein sequence MVQVIETGKLTPADELRELLDRVERRVANVSSASTDEVFELLEWLDRIVTLIEDLEADGMDLRPERTRLESVEGMVRSKAGIIVRKVKLGLAKRREEVRPDESHWWWWLDQYVLERTRARIRRIAITVSVVVILGAAAYLILTRLFPTDPRVEKAHELQLAAERMVMDGQWAEAEQQFLQALEYTPDDLMLWTWLGVVREEQGNQAGAEEAFARARQLADSEVEFLLARGQIYSQVREGEKAEADAKKAIELEPDSARAHFVLASAYEVLGKNYEAIQEFQKAADLAADKDPQLVVLARMRMGMLMQLPSAPFGTETVTATVPAP encoded by the coding sequence ATGGTACAGGTAATTGAGACCGGCAAACTGACCCCCGCGGATGAGCTGCGCGAGCTGTTGGATCGCGTGGAGCGTCGTGTGGCGAACGTGAGCAGCGCCAGCACCGACGAGGTATTCGAGCTGCTGGAGTGGCTCGACCGGATTGTGACCCTCATAGAGGACCTGGAAGCGGACGGCATGGACCTACGCCCCGAGCGCACACGCCTGGAGAGCGTCGAGGGAATGGTCCGAAGCAAGGCGGGCATCATCGTCCGCAAGGTGAAGCTGGGGCTGGCCAAGCGACGCGAGGAAGTGCGCCCCGACGAGTCCCACTGGTGGTGGTGGCTGGACCAATACGTGCTGGAGCGCACCCGGGCGCGCATCCGGCGGATCGCGATCACCGTAAGCGTCGTGGTGATCCTGGGAGCGGCCGCCTATCTGATCCTGACCCGCCTGTTCCCGACGGATCCCCGGGTGGAAAAGGCGCATGAGCTGCAGCTCGCCGCGGAGCGCATGGTCATGGACGGGCAATGGGCGGAAGCCGAGCAGCAGTTCCTACAGGCGCTGGAATACACGCCCGACGATCTCATGCTCTGGACGTGGCTCGGCGTGGTGCGTGAAGAGCAGGGGAACCAGGCCGGCGCAGAGGAGGCCTTCGCGAGGGCGCGACAGCTCGCCGACTCCGAGGTGGAATTCCTCCTGGCGCGCGGGCAGATATACTCCCAGGTCAGGGAGGGGGAGAAGGCGGAGGCCGATGCGAAGAAGGCCATCGAGCTGGAGCCGGATTCGGCGCGGGCGCATTTCGTGCTCGCCAGCGCGTACGAGGTCCTGGGGAAGAATTACGAGGCGATCCAGGAGTTCCAAAAGGCGGCCGATCTGGCAGCGGACAAGGATCCGCAACTGGTGGTGTTGGCCCGCATGCGCATGGGCATGCTCATGCAATTGCCCAGCGCCCCCTTCGGCACGGAGACGGTGACGGCCACCGTTCCCGCCCCGTAG
- a CDS encoding adenine phosphoribosyltransferase (Catalyzes a salvage reaction resulting in the formation of AMP, that is energically less costly than de novo synthesis) has translation MSEPTDQKFYTVQVAGVTRHLPLFEVAPGVSIAIFNMLGDTEVVEAAATELAKRLPQDADTLLTPEVKSIPLAHALSVRMGIPYVVARKIRKPYMVNSLSVEVVSITTGKPQTLWLDGKDRSLIEGKKVILVDDVVSTGSTLEGMRKLVAEAGGTVVAEAAVFTEGDEDAWPNVIALGHLPVFKEG, from the coding sequence ATGAGCGAGCCAACCGATCAGAAATTCTACACCGTCCAGGTGGCCGGAGTCACCCGCCATCTCCCTTTGTTCGAGGTGGCGCCGGGCGTCTCCATCGCCATCTTTAACATGCTGGGTGACACGGAGGTGGTCGAGGCCGCCGCGACAGAGCTGGCCAAGCGGCTGCCCCAGGATGCGGACACGCTGTTGACGCCCGAGGTCAAGTCGATCCCGCTGGCCCACGCCCTCTCGGTTCGCATGGGCATCCCGTATGTGGTGGCGCGCAAGATCCGCAAGCCGTACATGGTGAACTCTTTGAGCGTGGAAGTCGTTTCGATTACGACGGGAAAGCCGCAGACGCTGTGGCTGGATGGGAAGGATCGCTCCCTGATCGAGGGCAAGAAAGTGATCCTGGTGGATGATGTGGTGAGCACGGGGAGCACCCTGGAGGGGATGCGCAAGCTGGTCGCCGAGGCCGGCGGCACCGTGGTGGCCGAGGCAGCCGTCTTCACCGAGGGCGATGAGGACGCCTGGCCGAACGTGATCGCGCTGGGACATCTGCCGGTCTTCAAAGAGGGCTGA
- the prfA gene encoding peptide chain release factor 1 → MFEQVERIEERYEELSRLMADPEVVTDHARVARLAQEQAEIEETVKTYRHWKSLNEQIEEARQMLEDETDAEMVKFLKDEIHRLEKEREETEKRLRMLLLPRDPNDEKDVIMEIRAGAGGDEAGLFAADLFRMYTRYAEKQGWKTQVLSANETGIGGFKEIIFEVKGKGAYSRLKYESGVHRVQRVPATEASGRIHTSTATVAVLPEMDEVEVKIDPKDLRIDVYRSTGHGGQSVNTTDSAVRITHLPTGIVVTCQDERSQLQNRMRAMAILRARLYDLERQKQMDQVTTARRLQVGSGDRSEKIRTYNFPQNRVTDHRIGLTSYRLEEILDGEIDEFIEALAAADQAERLQATHEV, encoded by the coding sequence ATGTTTGAGCAGGTAGAACGAATCGAAGAGCGATATGAGGAGCTATCGCGACTGATGGCGGATCCGGAGGTCGTCACGGATCACGCGCGGGTCGCTCGTCTGGCGCAGGAGCAGGCGGAGATCGAGGAGACGGTCAAGACCTATCGACACTGGAAGTCGCTGAACGAGCAGATCGAAGAGGCGCGCCAGATGCTGGAGGACGAGACGGACGCGGAGATGGTGAAGTTCCTCAAGGATGAGATCCACCGCCTGGAGAAAGAACGAGAGGAGACGGAGAAACGCCTGCGCATGCTGCTCTTGCCGCGCGATCCCAACGACGAGAAGGACGTCATCATGGAGATCCGGGCGGGCGCCGGAGGCGACGAGGCCGGGCTCTTTGCCGCGGACCTGTTCCGCATGTACACGCGCTACGCGGAGAAGCAGGGGTGGAAGACCCAGGTGCTGAGCGCCAACGAGACGGGCATCGGCGGCTTCAAGGAGATCATCTTCGAGGTGAAGGGCAAGGGCGCCTACAGCCGCCTGAAGTACGAGAGCGGCGTGCACCGGGTGCAGCGAGTCCCCGCCACGGAGGCCAGCGGCCGCATTCACACGTCCACAGCCACGGTGGCCGTGCTGCCGGAGATGGACGAGGTGGAGGTCAAGATCGATCCCAAGGATCTCCGCATCGACGTGTACCGCTCCACGGGGCATGGCGGCCAGAGCGTGAACACCACGGACTCGGCGGTACGCATCACCCACCTGCCCACCGGCATCGTCGTCACCTGCCAGGACGAGCGCTCGCAGCTCCAAAACCGCATGCGGGCCATGGCGATCCTACGCGCCCGGCTGTACGACCTGGAGCGACAAAAGCAGATGGACCAGGTCACGACGGCGCGCCGCCTGCAGGTCGGCTCAGGCGATCGTAGTGAGAAGATACGTACCTACAACTTCCCCCAGAATCGGGTCACAGACCATCGGATCGGGCTGACATCCTATCGATTGGAAGAAATCCTGGATGGGGAGATCGATGAGTTCATCGAGGCGCTGGCAGCCGCCGATCAGGCGGAGCGCCTCCAAGCCACTCATGAGGTGTAA
- the prmC gene encoding peptide chain release factor N(5)-glutamine methyltransferase — MQVNARPALSRRWDGRDDREHGTEAQYVVPLGVVKWRLARETTVGRALTAAQQRLKEAGCETARLDAEVLLAHTLGVSRTWLYAHPERKLLPEEIATFESLVVRRAQHEPVAYLVGRKSFYGLDFIVDRRVLIPRPETEVLVEQAIEALSWFDARNGDANVERRLRVADVGTGCGAIAVTLAVQCPKVHVYAIDISQDALDVAAQNVWRYGVSEQVTLLQGDLLAPLSEPVELIIANLPYVPETDWTTLAPDIRQYEPRLALDGGPDGLTVIDRLLAQAPSWLLPQGVILLEIGHDQGEAVRRMALHHFPWARVDVIRDYADLDRIVRIVT, encoded by the coding sequence ATGCAGGTCAATGCACGACCCGCCCTGTCCCGAAGGTGGGACGGCCGAGATGATCGGGAGCATGGAACCGAGGCACAGTATGTAGTACCATTAGGTGTTGTGAAGTGGCGATTGGCGAGGGAGACGACGGTAGGCCGGGCGTTGACGGCAGCACAGCAGCGCTTGAAGGAGGCAGGCTGCGAGACCGCCCGGCTGGACGCGGAGGTGCTGCTGGCCCATACGCTGGGCGTCAGCCGCACCTGGTTGTACGCACATCCCGAGCGCAAGCTCTTACCGGAGGAGATCGCGACCTTCGAGTCCCTGGTCGTGCGCAGGGCACAGCACGAGCCCGTGGCCTATCTGGTCGGACGCAAGTCCTTCTACGGGCTGGACTTCATCGTAGACCGAAGGGTGCTGATCCCGCGGCCGGAGACCGAGGTCCTGGTGGAGCAAGCCATTGAGGCGTTGAGCTGGTTCGACGCCCGCAACGGGGATGCCAACGTCGAGCGCAGGTTGCGGGTGGCAGACGTGGGCACGGGCTGCGGCGCCATCGCCGTCACGCTGGCGGTTCAGTGCCCCAAGGTGCACGTGTACGCGATCGACATCTCCCAGGATGCGCTGGACGTGGCCGCACAGAACGTGTGGCGGTACGGCGTAAGTGAACAGGTGACGCTCCTGCAGGGGGACCTGCTGGCCCCGCTCTCGGAGCCAGTGGAGCTCATCATCGCCAATCTGCCCTACGTGCCGGAGACGGATTGGACCACGCTGGCGCCCGATATCAGACAGTACGAGCCCCGCCTGGCGCTGGACGGCGGCCCCGACGGGCTGACGGTCATCGATCGCCTGCTGGCCCAGGCGCCCTCCTGGTTGCTGCCACAGGGAGTGATCCTGCTGGAGATCGGCCACGACCAGGGGGAGGCGGTGCGCCGCATGGCGCTGCACCACTTCCCATGGGCTCGCGTGGATGTGATTCGGGACTATGCCGATCTGGACCGCATCGTCCGTATCGTCACGTGA
- a CDS encoding HAD family hydrolase has product MNWKILAVDLDGTLMAEDGHISPTVIQSLHQARERGVHVILATGRAEAPSLRYAHHLGLSDPVICYQGGMICLPGSGEVLYERTMPIELAAQVARWGRAHQRHLLLFADGQMWIEERHHPDAMYDRWIGLPAREVPSLAEWLNSGRIRRVLKFIDFLPEDERSSQQPEMAWRAGFGGQAQIVRSDPKFVEITAPGVTKGEALAWLARTWEIPREQVIAVGDAENDLAMIEWAGLGIAMGQANARVQTAADWVAPPIDEDGVAAVIARFILDGVLHG; this is encoded by the coding sequence GTGAACTGGAAGATCCTGGCCGTTGACCTGGATGGGACCCTGATGGCTGAGGACGGCCACATCAGTCCGACGGTGATCCAGAGCCTCCATCAGGCCCGGGAACGGGGCGTCCACGTCATCCTGGCCACCGGCCGGGCGGAGGCGCCCTCATTACGCTATGCTCATCACCTGGGGCTGAGCGATCCCGTCATCTGCTACCAGGGCGGGATGATCTGCCTCCCCGGGTCGGGCGAGGTGCTCTACGAGCGGACGATGCCCATCGAGCTGGCCGCCCAGGTGGCCCGATGGGGACGGGCGCACCAGCGCCACCTGCTGCTATTCGCAGACGGACAGATGTGGATCGAGGAGCGACATCACCCGGACGCCATGTACGATCGCTGGATCGGGCTTCCGGCGCGAGAGGTCCCTTCGCTGGCGGAATGGCTGAACTCCGGCCGGATCCGCCGGGTGCTCAAGTTCATCGATTTCCTGCCGGAAGACGAGCGCTCCTCACAACAGCCGGAGATGGCGTGGCGTGCCGGCTTCGGCGGACAGGCCCAGATCGTCCGCTCCGACCCTAAGTTCGTGGAGATCACCGCCCCCGGGGTTACCAAGGGGGAGGCTCTGGCCTGGCTGGCCAGGACGTGGGAAATCCCTAGAGAGCAAGTGATCGCCGTAGGAGATGCGGAGAACGACCTGGCGATGATCGAGTGGGCCGGCCTGGGGATCGCGATGGGGCAGGCGAACGCGCGCGTCCAGACCGCTGCGGACTGGGTGGCCCCTCCCATCGACGAGGACGGCGTGGCTGCCGTGATCGCACGATTCATTCTCGACGGAGTACTCCATGGCTGA
- a CDS encoding threonylcarbamoyl-AMP synthase: MAEIVLASDSEALDEALDRAAQVLRTNGLVAFPTDTVYGVAAHAFSPRAVERIYQAKGRPTDRPIPLLLADPEDMELVAREIPQMAWDLAELFWPGPLTLVLPAHPRVPKPVIAGGDSVAVRIPDHLIPQGLARLLHAPLATTSANRSGEPDAVTAQEVDEQIGPNIDLILDGGPCPGGVPSTVLDLTTDPPRLLRPGPITRTMLAEVLSYLHPVE, from the coding sequence ATGGCTGAGATCGTTTTGGCATCGGATTCCGAGGCGCTGGATGAGGCCTTGGATCGTGCGGCACAGGTTCTGCGTACCAACGGACTCGTAGCTTTTCCGACGGACACGGTGTACGGCGTGGCCGCTCACGCCTTCTCCCCCCGGGCGGTCGAGCGCATCTATCAAGCCAAAGGGCGGCCGACCGATCGGCCGATCCCGCTGCTGCTAGCCGATCCCGAGGATATGGAGCTCGTCGCCCGGGAGATCCCTCAGATGGCCTGGGACCTGGCGGAGCTCTTCTGGCCGGGGCCGCTCACCCTGGTCCTGCCGGCACATCCTCGCGTGCCCAAGCCGGTGATCGCCGGCGGGGATTCCGTAGCGGTGCGCATCCCCGACCACCTGATCCCCCAGGGGCTGGCGCGACTCCTCCACGCCCCCCTGGCGACCACCAGCGCCAACCGCTCCGGCGAGCCCGACGCGGTCACCGCCCAGGAGGTGGACGAGCAGATCGGGCCCAACATCGATCTCATCCTTGACGGCGGCCCGTGTCCCGGGGGAGTTCCTTCCACCGTCCTGGATCTCACGACCGACCCGCCCCGCCTGCTGCGCCCGGGGCCGATCACCCGGACCATGCTGGCCGAGGTGCTTTCCTACCTCCACCCCGTGGAGTAG
- the rpiB gene encoding ribose 5-phosphate isomerase B has protein sequence MRVAVASDHAGLDLKKEIIAFLRMEGFDVEDLGPHTDDSVDYPDYAHKVVQRLQAGECTFGILIGGTGIGMSIAANRYPGIRAAVCTDAYMARISREHNDANILCLGAHVVGTGRALDIVHTWIRASFDGGRHARRVAKLEPRPEWQMD, from the coding sequence ATGCGTGTCGCGGTGGCATCGGATCACGCCGGGCTGGATCTTAAGAAGGAGATCATCGCCTTTCTGCGCATGGAAGGATTCGACGTGGAGGATCTGGGACCCCATACGGACGACTCGGTGGACTATCCAGACTACGCCCATAAAGTCGTGCAACGGCTTCAGGCGGGAGAGTGCACGTTCGGCATCCTGATCGGCGGCACCGGCATCGGCATGAGCATCGCCGCCAACCGATACCCGGGCATCCGGGCGGCCGTCTGCACCGACGCCTACATGGCCCGGATCAGCCGCGAGCACAACGACGCCAACATCCTCTGCCTGGGCGCCCATGTGGTCGGCACGGGGCGGGCGCTGGACATCGTGCACACGTGGATCCGAGCCTCGTTCGACGGCGGCCGACATGCCCGCCGGGTGGCCAAGCTCGAGCCAAGGCCCGAATGGCAGATGGATTGA
- a CDS encoding glycosyltransferase family 4 protein, translating into MLIGVDASRTLRAQRTGTERYSLELIRHMLALDQRHQWRLYGPSPPPPGLIETHERVSWRVIPMPRLWTHLGLSWEMLTRPPDVLFVPAHVLPLWRPRRTVVTVHDLGYRHHPEAHPWRQRLYLEWSTRWNARAATMILADSQATRDDLVSTYHVSPDKVIVAYPGRDESLRQVRDPEALAATRARYNIGPHYILYVGTLQPRKNLVRLIRAFARVITQDEAIPADLELVIAGRPGWLSAPILAEPRRLGIEQRVRFPGYVADEDLAALISGAQIFAYPSLYEGFGFPVLEAQACGVPVLTSTVSSLPEVAGDAAWLVDPEDEEAIAAGLRRLLSDPDLRQDLIRRGRDNVRRFSWERTARQVLDLLERVGRTP; encoded by the coding sequence ATGCTGATCGGAGTGGATGCCAGCCGGACGCTGCGCGCGCAACGCACCGGCACCGAGCGGTACTCCCTGGAGCTGATCCGCCACATGCTGGCCCTGGACCAGCGGCACCAGTGGCGTTTATACGGCCCATCGCCGCCCCCGCCGGGGCTCATCGAAACCCACGAGCGGGTGAGCTGGCGCGTGATCCCCATGCCACGCCTGTGGACCCACCTGGGGCTGAGCTGGGAGATGCTCACCCGGCCGCCGGATGTCCTGTTCGTGCCTGCACACGTGCTTCCCCTCTGGAGGCCACGCCGCACCGTCGTCACGGTACACGACCTGGGCTACCGCCACCACCCCGAAGCCCACCCATGGCGTCAGCGGCTCTACCTGGAATGGTCCACGCGCTGGAACGCGCGCGCGGCCACCATGATCCTGGCCGACTCCCAGGCAACACGAGACGACCTGGTGTCCACCTACCACGTAAGCCCCGACAAGGTGATCGTGGCCTATCCCGGCCGAGACGAGTCACTGCGACAGGTGCGAGACCCTGAGGCGCTGGCGGCGACGAGGGCGCGCTACAACATCGGCCCACACTACATCCTCTATGTGGGAACCCTCCAGCCACGCAAGAACCTGGTTCGGCTCATCCGGGCGTTCGCCCGGGTGATCACGCAGGACGAGGCCATACCCGCAGACCTGGAACTGGTGATAGCCGGCCGGCCGGGCTGGCTCTCCGCCCCCATCCTGGCCGAACCCCGGCGGCTGGGGATCGAGCAGCGGGTGCGCTTTCCCGGCTATGTCGCCGACGAGGACCTGGCCGCCCTGATCTCCGGCGCCCAGATCTTCGCCTACCCCTCCCTATACGAAGGGTTCGGCTTCCCAGTGTTGGAGGCGCAGGCATGCGGCGTACCGGTCCTCACCTCCACCGTCTCCTCGTTGCCGGAGGTAGCCGGCGACGCGGCCTGGCTCGTGGATCCCGAGGACGAGGAGGCCATCGCGGCAGGACTGCGCAGGCTTCTGTCCGATCCCGACCTGCGTCAGGACCTGATCCGGCGCGGACGCGATAACGTGCGACGCTTCTCCTGGGAACGGACGGCGCGTCAGGTGCTGGACCTCCTGGAGCGCGTGGGGAGGACGCCATGA
- a CDS encoding glycosyltransferase family 9 protein, translating to MTPSLQRILAVKLADMGDVLLCTPALRALRAAYPHARLDVLVTPHTAPLIARLELSDRIIPFPKHDYDDPRSLWRPDRWRQLIGLYATLRSAGYDAVALFHHLSTGYGALKWRMLAIATGAPWIAGLDNGRGHGWLTRPVPDQGFGKRHEVEYALAIAQALGADIEDDSLTVPRRPDEDERATGLLGDDRLPYIVIHAGSGGYSRARRWAPERFAAVADALIDQLGAHVILVGTEADDGLAVARAMRRTALNLQGRTDLPDLIAVLRRSRLFIGADSGVMHLAAAVGVPVVAIFGPSNHRAWAPWAPPERIRIVRTGIPCSPCSYIGTQVGARDGCPQRTCMAGITPEMVIEAALELWSEHGGKPTG from the coding sequence ATGACGCCATCCCTCCAGCGGATCCTGGCGGTGAAGCTGGCCGACATGGGAGACGTGCTGCTCTGCACGCCCGCCCTGCGAGCGCTGCGGGCGGCTTATCCACATGCCCGGCTGGATGTGCTGGTCACCCCCCACACCGCCCCGCTGATCGCCCGCCTGGAGCTATCCGATCGGATCATCCCCTTCCCCAAGCACGATTACGACGATCCTCGCTCGCTCTGGCGCCCCGACCGATGGCGGCAGCTCATAGGACTATACGCAACGCTGCGATCGGCCGGCTACGATGCGGTGGCGCTGTTCCACCATCTCAGCACCGGCTATGGCGCGCTGAAATGGCGAATGTTGGCCATAGCGACTGGGGCGCCGTGGATCGCTGGATTGGACAACGGCCGGGGGCACGGCTGGCTCACACGCCCCGTGCCCGACCAGGGGTTCGGCAAACGGCACGAGGTGGAATACGCCCTGGCGATCGCTCAGGCCCTGGGAGCGGACATAGAGGACGATTCCCTGACCGTGCCCCGGCGCCCGGATGAGGACGAGCGAGCGACCGGACTCCTGGGGGACGATCGGCTCCCGTACATCGTGATCCACGCGGGATCGGGCGGCTACAGCCGGGCCCGCCGCTGGGCGCCGGAGCGGTTCGCAGCCGTGGCGGATGCCCTGATCGACCAATTGGGAGCGCACGTCATCCTGGTGGGCACGGAGGCGGATGACGGCCTGGCTGTAGCGCGGGCCATGCGCCGGACGGCGCTCAACCTGCAGGGGCGAACCGATCTACCCGACCTGATCGCCGTGCTGCGGCGCAGCCGCCTGTTCATCGGGGCGGACTCGGGCGTGATGCACCTGGCGGCCGCCGTGGGCGTCCCCGTCGTCGCCATCTTCGGCCCGTCCAATCACCGGGCATGGGCACCATGGGCGCCGCCGGAGCGGATACGGATCGTGCGAACCGGCATCCCGTGCAGCCCTTGTTCGTACATCGGGACGCAGGTGGGAGCACGCGATGGATGCCCGCAGCGCACCTGCATGGCCGGGATAACGCCGGAGATGGTGATCGAGGCCGCGCTGGAGCTATGGAGCGAGCACGGAGGAAAGCCCACGGGATGA